The following are encoded in a window of Armatimonas rosea genomic DNA:
- a CDS encoding metallophosphoesterase family protein: MSDPRPLLTIGLVTDIHYADSRPRANRYYRESLTKLDEAVRVLREKKVDVAVELGDLIDAGERADTATELEFLRRIDAVFTPLSTDRHYVLGNHCVATLKKSEFLATVGKKHSYYTVHRKGVTLIFLDACFRSDGVAYGEGEFSWKDTELPLAQRTWLEKTLAKAKGPVVVFVHQRLDTPPESPYTVKSAPDVRRILEQSKKVSAVVMGHSHSNAQTVIQGIPYLTLAALVEGSGLESSGYSILSVFADGSVSLEGFRKHALHPAHGKRLQPIPTPEAL; encoded by the coding sequence ATGAGCGACCCAAGACCGCTACTGACGATCGGGCTAGTTACCGATATCCACTATGCCGACAGCCGCCCTCGCGCCAACCGCTACTACCGTGAGTCTCTGACCAAGCTGGACGAGGCGGTTCGGGTCCTGCGCGAGAAGAAGGTCGATGTCGCTGTGGAGCTAGGGGACCTTATCGATGCCGGTGAGCGCGCCGATACCGCAACCGAGCTGGAGTTTCTCCGCCGCATCGATGCGGTCTTTACCCCCCTGAGCACGGACCGCCACTATGTCCTAGGGAACCACTGTGTCGCCACCCTGAAGAAATCGGAGTTTCTGGCGACCGTGGGGAAGAAGCACTCGTACTACACCGTGCACCGCAAGGGGGTCACGCTGATTTTTTTGGATGCCTGCTTCCGCTCCGATGGAGTGGCCTACGGCGAGGGCGAGTTCTCCTGGAAAGACACCGAGCTTCCCCTGGCGCAGCGCACCTGGCTGGAGAAGACCCTTGCAAAGGCCAAGGGGCCGGTCGTGGTCTTTGTGCACCAGCGGCTCGACACCCCGCCCGAGAGCCCCTACACCGTCAAGAGCGCCCCCGATGTCCGGCGGATTCTGGAGCAGAGCAAGAAGGTCAGTGCGGTGGTGATGGGGCACAGCCATAGCAACGCCCAGACCGTGATCCAGGGGATTCCCTACCTCACCTTGGCGGCGCTGGTCGAGGGAAGTGGGCTGGAGAGTAGCGGCTACAGCATCCTGAGTGTCTTCGCCGATGGCAGTGTCTCGCTCGAGGGCTTTCGCAAGCACGCCCTGCACCCCGCCCACGGCAAGCGCCTACAACCAATCCCGACCCCGGAGGCTCTCTAG
- a CDS encoding ABC transporter ATP-binding protein: MQLSIQARGLVKDYGKQRAVDGIDLDVAEGEFFGFLGPNGAGKSTTIKMLTGMLRPTQGQVLVAGYDMASQPLDVKRVIGILPEETSLYERLTAREMLLFAGQMYGLSRTETEERTRDLLGVMELASDSDKLIVDFSMGMKKKVALAAALIHRPRVLFLDEPFNGIDPISVRAIRDVLKALTEHGTTIFFTSHVMEVVERLCTRIAIIQKGKLVGQGTIAELREQAGEDGALEDVFLKLVSAEATHTENLTWL; the protein is encoded by the coding sequence ATGCAGCTCAGTATTCAAGCCCGTGGCCTGGTCAAAGACTACGGCAAGCAGCGCGCGGTCGATGGCATCGACCTCGATGTGGCGGAGGGGGAGTTCTTTGGGTTTCTCGGCCCCAACGGCGCGGGAAAGTCCACGACCATCAAGATGCTCACGGGGATGCTCCGTCCCACCCAGGGCCAGGTGCTGGTCGCGGGCTACGACATGGCGAGCCAGCCCCTTGATGTCAAGCGCGTGATTGGGATCTTGCCCGAGGAAACCAGCCTCTACGAGCGGCTGACGGCGCGGGAGATGCTGCTCTTTGCGGGGCAGATGTACGGCCTGAGCCGCACCGAGACCGAGGAGCGCACGCGCGATCTTCTGGGCGTGATGGAGCTTGCGAGCGACTCCGACAAGCTGATCGTGGACTTCTCGATGGGGATGAAGAAGAAAGTGGCGCTGGCGGCAGCGCTGATCCACCGACCCCGCGTTCTCTTCCTGGACGAGCCCTTCAATGGGATCGACCCCATCTCCGTCCGCGCCATCCGCGATGTCCTCAAGGCCCTCACCGAGCACGGCACGACGATCTTTTTTACCTCGCATGTCATGGAGGTAGTCGAGCGGCTCTGTACCCGGATCGCCATCATCCAGAAGGGCAAGCTCGTGGGCCAGGGGACGATCGCGGAGCTACGGGAGCAGGCGGGCGAGGACGGTGCTCTGGAGGATGTCTTCCTCAAGCTGGTCTCCGCCGAGGCGACCCACACCGAGAACCTGACGTGGCTCTAA
- a CDS encoding ATP-binding protein: MQALYRHRVDESVDEKQEIRGRRGNKGAVLRIQLLGRVEISVAGAPLPSLRGKSGLWLLGVLTLHANKSLERDWLAGILWPESSPEQGRANLRRTLTDLRHALGPAAERLTTPTPQTITLQLSPDDADVLAFQAGALERYGGELLPGCPLEWVETERRVLAESFLAQGEARAAQLPPSQALELLERLRATDPLRESLLRLQLTTLTQQGNRAEAQQLYHRFRRLLLESRLGEPSPQTQAHWQALQSATPAPTATAAESLPQIPTPLTALRGRERERETLTKLLQAHRLVTVTGLGGIGKTRLALEVARAHSSARFLELAEWQELTRLPETLEGLLPHSPEDTLLVLDNCEQLVGAEATRILRTELEQRPHVRCLVTSRRALGLTGEVLFPLEPLELPQHRGSPERLSEFASVQLFVERASALRPRFALTEENAEVVVALCQQAEGLPLALELLAAHLRSLTPEALLAQVQRTRLPLLARRTEGETPRHQSLTRIVESSLGLLSDQHRTGFRRLGVFRGGWSLEAAQAVCGLPDPLATLTLLETLEDSSLIRSHDGRYSQLETLRELALTSLSEQEHADALRAHAQFFVELATQHTNTTTGLTTLDTEQANLRVALETLLALGDTAGALRWARALRLYWYHRTGGRPLLEGILSHLTATAERAELQENVGVLCAMSADYETAQSYFREALTYFREADDILTQARILSNQAGMALERGELVAARQGLEEALALWRALNQPRGIGVTLNNLSIITMQQGELEEAERLIDEALALRQALGDSAGIATVLINRGSLEQRRRDLPRAEAAYQEALQHFTALGDRRGEAAALVGLTEILLDQGQPAQAQRLFQELVWLRQEYQLTINSLHADLQERIQRSQEALSH, encoded by the coding sequence ATGCAGGCACTCTACCGGCACCGTGTGGACGAGAGTGTGGACGAAAAGCAGGAAATACGGGGACGAAGGGGCAATAAGGGAGCAGTGTTGCGGATTCAGCTGTTGGGCCGTGTTGAGATTTCGGTGGCGGGAGCCCCTCTGCCGTCGTTGCGTGGGAAAAGTGGGCTCTGGCTCCTGGGAGTTCTGACCCTCCATGCCAACAAGAGCCTGGAGCGCGACTGGCTCGCCGGCATCCTCTGGCCTGAGAGTAGCCCGGAGCAGGGCCGGGCCAACCTGCGCCGCACGCTCACGGACCTGCGCCATGCGCTAGGCCCCGCCGCCGAGCGCCTGACCACCCCCACCCCGCAGACCATCACGCTCCAGCTGAGCCCAGACGACGCCGATGTGCTGGCGTTCCAGGCGGGGGCTCTGGAGCGCTACGGCGGCGAGCTGCTGCCCGGCTGCCCACTGGAGTGGGTCGAGACCGAGCGGCGCGTGCTGGCAGAGAGCTTCTTGGCGCAGGGCGAGGCACGTGCGGCGCAGCTTCCCCCCAGCCAGGCTCTGGAGCTCCTAGAGCGGCTCCGCGCCACCGATCCCCTGCGCGAGTCGCTCCTCCGGCTCCAGCTCACGACACTGACCCAACAAGGCAATCGCGCCGAGGCCCAGCAGCTCTACCATCGGTTCCGGCGCCTGCTCCTCGAGAGCCGCCTCGGGGAGCCGTCCCCCCAGACCCAGGCGCACTGGCAAGCCCTCCAGAGCGCCACTCCGGCTCCCACCGCGACCGCAGCCGAGTCGCTCCCCCAAATCCCCACTCCCCTCACCGCACTCCGGGGCCGCGAGCGGGAGCGGGAGACACTCACCAAGCTCCTGCAGGCACACCGCCTCGTGACCGTGACCGGGCTGGGGGGGATCGGCAAGACCCGCCTCGCGCTGGAGGTCGCACGGGCGCATTCCTCGGCACGCTTTCTCGAGCTCGCGGAGTGGCAGGAGCTCACACGGCTCCCAGAGACACTCGAAGGGCTCCTACCACACTCCCCCGAAGACACCTTGCTGGTCCTGGACAACTGTGAGCAGCTGGTTGGGGCAGAGGCAACTCGCATCTTGCGCACCGAGCTGGAGCAACGGCCTCATGTCCGCTGCCTGGTCACCTCACGGCGGGCACTGGGGCTCACCGGCGAGGTGCTCTTTCCACTGGAGCCCCTGGAGCTCCCCCAGCACCGTGGCTCACCGGAGCGGCTAAGCGAGTTTGCCAGTGTCCAGCTCTTTGTCGAGCGTGCGAGTGCGCTACGCCCTCGCTTTGCCCTCACGGAAGAGAACGCGGAGGTCGTTGTCGCTCTCTGCCAGCAGGCCGAGGGGTTGCCGCTGGCGCTGGAGCTACTCGCCGCGCACCTGCGGAGCCTGACTCCGGAGGCGCTCCTAGCGCAGGTCCAGCGCACGCGCCTACCGCTGCTGGCACGACGCACCGAAGGCGAGACTCCTCGGCACCAGAGCCTCACCCGCATTGTCGAGAGTAGCCTGGGACTCCTCAGCGACCAGCACCGCACGGGCTTCCGGCGGCTCGGTGTCTTCCGGGGCGGCTGGAGCCTGGAGGCCGCACAGGCTGTCTGTGGCCTCCCCGATCCGCTCGCCACCCTCACGCTCTTGGAGACACTGGAAGACAGCTCGCTGATCCGCTCCCACGACGGCCGCTACTCCCAGCTGGAGACCCTCCGTGAGCTTGCTCTCACGAGCCTCTCCGAGCAGGAGCATGCCGATGCCCTGCGTGCACACGCGCAGTTCTTTGTCGAGCTGGCGACACAACACACCAACACCACCACAGGGCTGACCACGCTCGACACCGAACAAGCCAACCTGCGTGTGGCTCTAGAAACCTTGCTTGCCCTCGGGGACACGGCGGGAGCCTTGCGCTGGGCACGGGCACTGCGGCTCTACTGGTACCACCGTACGGGGGGACGTCCTCTCCTGGAAGGCATCCTAAGCCACCTCACGGCCACAGCGGAGCGCGCAGAGCTGCAGGAAAACGTCGGGGTCCTCTGCGCAATGAGTGCCGACTATGAGACCGCCCAGAGCTACTTTCGCGAGGCGCTTACCTACTTTCGGGAGGCGGACGATATCCTCACCCAGGCGAGGATTCTCAGCAACCAAGCAGGCATGGCGCTTGAGCGGGGAGAGCTCGTGGCGGCCCGCCAGGGGCTCGAAGAGGCTCTTGCTCTCTGGCGAGCCCTCAACCAGCCACGCGGTATTGGGGTCACCCTCAACAACCTGAGTATTATCACGATGCAACAGGGTGAGCTGGAGGAAGCCGAGCGCCTGATCGACGAAGCCCTTGCTCTGCGTCAAGCGCTGGGGGATAGTGCAGGAATTGCGACCGTCCTCATCAACCGTGGCTCACTGGAGCAGCGGCGCCGTGATCTGCCGCGCGCCGAGGCCGCCTACCAGGAGGCCCTCCAGCACTTTACCGCGCTAGGAGACAGGCGCGGTGAGGCCGCTGCGCTTGTCGGCCTGACGGAGATTCTGCTCGATCAGGGACAGCCCGCACAAGCACAGCGGCTCTTCCAGGAGCTTGTCTGGCTGCGCCAGGAGTACCAGCTCACCATAAACTCTCTGCACGCGGACCTGCAGGAGCGGATCCAGCGGAGCCAGGAGGCCCTCTCCCACTAG
- a CDS encoding C1 family peptidase yields MERRTFLLLTVGTLCSAAVAQPQARRAQPPSTYRFTPTLVTSLKLKDPTTHSSPTRVQEWIVGKLDTTVTFNPAIFKALQPDADLRPLIASYGLPIKAQGARGTCSVFAMTFLLEYNWASWGEKNKTALSEEYLNWATNKATNNQNDGDFFKNIAAGFKSYGVGDAALAPYQSAFNPGWQPTKSAIDGGTYRSLEQKFWVVFDDGVMGKSQEELDKVCHLLDNKIPVAIGQAWPNTKQGATYTFGSALGLNFLNDFTGPKGGHSMVAVGYKRSKEYPGGGYLIFRNSWGTGSGYEGYWLLSFNYVRKYAYDAYAAAWDGIK; encoded by the coding sequence ATGGAACGACGAACTTTCTTACTACTGACGGTGGGGACACTCTGCTCCGCAGCAGTGGCACAGCCACAGGCCCGGCGCGCTCAGCCCCCAAGCACCTACCGGTTCACGCCCACCCTCGTCACGTCCCTCAAGCTCAAGGACCCCACCACCCATAGCTCTCCGACTCGGGTACAGGAGTGGATTGTCGGAAAGCTCGATACCACTGTGACCTTCAATCCCGCGATCTTCAAGGCACTCCAGCCCGACGCCGACCTACGGCCACTGATCGCCTCCTATGGCCTGCCCATCAAGGCCCAGGGGGCGCGTGGGACCTGCTCGGTGTTTGCCATGACGTTCTTGCTAGAGTACAACTGGGCCTCTTGGGGCGAGAAAAACAAGACCGCGCTCAGCGAGGAGTACCTCAACTGGGCCACCAATAAGGCCACCAACAACCAGAACGACGGCGACTTTTTCAAGAATATCGCCGCGGGCTTCAAGAGCTACGGGGTCGGCGATGCTGCACTGGCTCCCTACCAGAGTGCCTTCAATCCGGGCTGGCAGCCCACGAAGTCCGCGATCGACGGTGGCACCTACCGCTCGCTGGAGCAGAAGTTCTGGGTTGTCTTCGACGATGGGGTGATGGGCAAGAGTCAGGAGGAGCTCGATAAGGTCTGTCACTTGCTGGATAACAAGATTCCTGTCGCCATCGGCCAGGCCTGGCCCAACACAAAGCAAGGCGCGACCTACACCTTTGGCAGTGCCCTCGGCCTGAACTTCCTGAACGACTTCACCGGTCCCAAGGGAGGACACTCGATGGTGGCCGTGGGCTACAAGCGCTCGAAAGAGTACCCTGGCGGTGGCTACCTGATCTTCCGCAACAGCTGGGGCACGGGCTCCGGCTACGAGGGCTACTGGCTCCTGAGCTTCAACTATGTCCGCAAGTACGCCTACGATGCCTATGCCGCCGCCTGGGATGGCATTAAGTAG
- a CDS encoding PEP-CTERM sorting domain-containing protein (PEP-CTERM proteins occur, often in large numbers, in the proteomes of bacteria that also encode an exosortase, a predicted intramembrane cysteine proteinase. The presence of a PEP-CTERM domain at a protein's C-terminus predicts cleavage within the sorting domain, followed by covalent anchoring to some some component of the (usually Gram-negative) cell surface. Many PEP-CTERM proteins exhibit an unusual sequence composition that includes large numbers of potential glycosylation sites. Expression of one such protein has been shown restore the ability of a bacterium to form floc, a type of biofilm.) translates to MAKFSLVSHAALTLLSVTTLALFPRLSHAQVSFTGLGDLPGGSTQSVGYSLSGDGTIASGRSQSGNNEAFRWTSATGMVGLGYLAGGGNSFSAGFALSQDGTTLVGNSDSAAGFQAFRHTLGGGMVGLGFQPGGTNSSALGVSSDGSVVVGVGSSFEGKQAFRWTAGGGMIGLGDLAGGLFSSQANDVSADGSVVVGAGDGASGKEAFRWTAGGGMVGLGTLPGGSGFGSEASGVSSDGSVVVGYTDSAAGQQAFRWTSGTGMVALGMPVGGGVSNALDVSGDGALVVGAYQTLGGQRGFVWTAATGTQDIFTLLSTAGANLTGWSALTDVYGISADGTTIVGTGVHNGNVEAYIARDSNKWGLASVSSAPEPTTVAFLLLGGTLILLKQRKQP, encoded by the coding sequence ATGGCTAAGTTTTCGCTTGTATCGCACGCTGCGCTCACGCTTCTGAGCGTGACAACACTGGCACTTTTCCCTAGGCTTTCCCACGCACAGGTCAGCTTCACTGGCCTCGGGGACCTGCCGGGGGGAAGCACCCAGAGTGTCGGGTACAGTCTCTCGGGGGATGGGACTATCGCCTCGGGGAGGAGCCAGTCGGGCAACAACGAGGCCTTTCGCTGGACCAGCGCGACCGGAATGGTGGGACTCGGCTACTTGGCGGGAGGCGGCAATAGCTTCAGCGCCGGGTTTGCTCTCTCCCAAGACGGCACGACCCTTGTCGGGAACTCCGACAGTGCGGCGGGCTTCCAGGCCTTTCGCCACACGCTCGGTGGGGGCATGGTGGGCCTCGGGTTCCAGCCCGGCGGGACCAATAGCAGCGCCTTGGGTGTCTCCAGCGATGGGAGTGTCGTGGTCGGGGTGGGGAGCTCGTTTGAAGGGAAGCAGGCCTTTCGCTGGACTGCGGGCGGTGGAATGATCGGGCTGGGGGACCTGGCAGGGGGGCTGTTTAGTAGCCAGGCCAACGATGTCAGCGCCGATGGTAGTGTCGTGGTCGGAGCAGGCGATGGCGCAAGTGGCAAGGAGGCCTTTCGCTGGACTGCCGGGGGCGGAATGGTGGGCTTGGGCACCCTGCCGGGCGGAAGCGGCTTTGGGAGCGAGGCCAGCGGGGTCTCCAGCGATGGCAGTGTGGTCGTGGGCTACACGGACTCCGCCGCTGGCCAGCAGGCCTTTCGCTGGACCAGTGGCACGGGGATGGTGGCGCTCGGGATGCCCGTAGGCGGCGGAGTGAGCAATGCGCTCGATGTCTCCGGCGATGGGGCGCTCGTGGTGGGGGCCTACCAGACCCTAGGGGGGCAGCGTGGCTTTGTCTGGACCGCCGCCACGGGCACCCAAGATATCTTCACTCTCCTCTCCACCGCGGGGGCGAACCTGACGGGCTGGAGTGCCCTGACGGATGTCTATGGCATCTCCGCCGATGGCACGACTATCGTGGGCACGGGTGTCCACAATGGCAACGTCGAGGCCTACATCGCCCGAGATAGCAATAAGTGGGGCCTGGCAAGCGTCTCCTCCGCCCCCGAGCCCACCACGGTCGCCTTTTTGCTTCTTGGGGGGACGCTCATTCTTCTCAAACAAAGGAAACAACCATGA
- a CDS encoding MBL fold metallo-hydrolase RNA specificity domain-containing protein yields the protein MARIEHAKTQNPQVATLTFWGGVGTVTGSKYLIETKNSRVLIDCGLFQGLKELRDRNWQAPPFDPTTIDAVVLTHAHTDHVGYLPALVKNGFKGEVYCTRATAELARIILEDSAELQEEEADWRNKKGLTDHHPALPLYDRNDVRKTLKLFRPQKGGTEGFQAASDIRVQWWPAGHMLGARSLRVEVSGAGAQGQQRSILFSGDVGRWDQPVLKDPVTPPPADYVLVESTYGDRLHEDEDPRAALAEVIRDAHARNAPVLIPAFSVGRTQDILYHIRELEDAGEIPIIPVRADSPMAAEATQVYLKMIEEHDDDTREITQRKRNPLRTKSMGFSSSREESKRINEETGARVIVSAGGMMTGGRILHHARLLVPNPEATLCFVGFQAAGTTGRRILDGEPEIKIFKEAIPVRCRIKKIGGFSGHADYRELLNWLEPLAKVAPRQVYITHGEPEAALAMQGHIQERFGWNVSVPAYGDVIELR from the coding sequence ATGGCACGAATTGAACATGCAAAGACGCAGAACCCGCAGGTCGCGACCCTGACCTTCTGGGGGGGCGTGGGGACGGTCACCGGCTCAAAGTACCTGATCGAGACCAAGAACAGTCGCGTTCTGATCGACTGTGGGCTCTTTCAGGGGCTCAAGGAGCTCCGTGACCGCAACTGGCAAGCACCGCCCTTCGATCCGACCACGATCGATGCGGTGGTGCTCACCCACGCCCACACCGACCACGTGGGCTACCTTCCCGCACTGGTCAAGAACGGCTTCAAGGGCGAGGTCTACTGCACCCGCGCCACCGCCGAGCTCGCGCGGATTATCTTGGAGGACTCCGCCGAGCTGCAAGAAGAGGAGGCCGACTGGCGCAACAAGAAGGGCCTCACCGACCACCATCCCGCGCTCCCGCTCTACGACCGCAACGATGTCCGCAAGACACTCAAACTCTTTCGGCCCCAGAAAGGTGGCACCGAGGGCTTCCAGGCAGCCAGCGATATTCGGGTCCAGTGGTGGCCCGCCGGCCACATGCTCGGGGCGCGCTCGCTTCGGGTGGAGGTGAGCGGCGCGGGCGCGCAGGGCCAGCAGCGGAGCATTCTCTTCTCCGGGGACGTCGGCCGCTGGGACCAGCCGGTTCTCAAGGACCCCGTGACCCCACCGCCCGCCGACTACGTGCTGGTCGAGTCCACCTACGGCGACCGGCTCCACGAGGACGAAGACCCGCGTGCGGCGCTGGCGGAGGTGATCCGCGATGCCCACGCCCGCAACGCTCCCGTGCTGATCCCCGCCTTCTCCGTGGGGCGCACCCAAGACATCCTCTACCATATCCGGGAGCTTGAAGACGCCGGTGAGATCCCGATTATCCCTGTCCGCGCCGACTCGCCGATGGCTGCAGAGGCAACTCAGGTCTACCTCAAGATGATCGAGGAGCACGACGACGACACCCGGGAGATTACGCAACGAAAGCGCAACCCGCTCCGCACCAAGTCGATGGGGTTCTCATCGAGCCGTGAGGAGTCCAAGCGCATCAATGAGGAGACCGGTGCCCGCGTGATTGTCTCGGCAGGGGGCATGATGACGGGAGGGCGCATCCTCCACCACGCACGTCTGCTGGTTCCCAACCCGGAGGCCACTCTCTGCTTTGTCGGGTTCCAGGCCGCGGGCACGACCGGACGGCGCATCCTAGACGGCGAGCCGGAGATTAAGATCTTCAAGGAGGCGATCCCAGTGCGCTGCCGCATCAAGAAGATCGGGGGCTTCTCCGGCCACGCCGACTACCGCGAGCTACTTAACTGGCTAGAGCCCCTCGCCAAGGTCGCCCCGCGCCAGGTCTATATCACCCACGGCGAGCCCGAAGCCGCCCTCGCGATGCAAGGGCATATTCAAGAGCGCTTCGGCTGGAACGTGAGTGTCCCCGCCTACGGCGACGTGATCGAGCTACGTTAG